The Perca flavescens isolate YP-PL-M2 chromosome 8, PFLA_1.0, whole genome shotgun sequence DNA window TGTATATCAAAGAGAGCGACCTTCAGGACTTGGGGGAGGCTCTGGAACTCCTGCCTGCTCCTGAACTCAAAGCTCTGGCTAAGACTTTCCATCTGGGCAATTCTGGGACTCAGAAACAGCAGCTAGTGGACGGACTTCTCCGTCTAAGCAGGCAAAAGTCCTTCTTCTCTCTGACCCCTGCTCAGAACAACATTGGGGCTGTTATTCTCAAAAGGTGATATGATCAAACACATTGTGCTTATTCACAACACTAATATTGCAGTATTGATCTCACCCCTGTTCTCTCTAACCTTAAAGGGCAAAGCAGCTGGCAAGTTCCTGTGTGCGCCTGTGTCGTGGTCCTCGGGCTGTCTTTTCTCGtattcttctcctcttctctctgacgGACACCatggatgaggaggaggtggcGGGTGGTGGGCAGAGCCAGCTCTTCACCATTCTGCTGGTTAACTCAGGACGTCTGGCCTTTCCAGACTACACAGTGCAGCGCAGAGCCAAGGTGTTCCAGGACAGAGAGGATCTTATCAGGTTAGGGTCTGCCAAAAGAGTtacatttattgtattttgtctAAGCACGATAGCCAAGAATAAATACTCACAATTCAATCTTTCACACCAGATATGAAGCATCCATGCGAGCCCTGCAAGAGGTAGTCTCAGCTATGCAGGGAGGTCAGTGGGAAGAGGCCATGGAGCTTTACACTGCTGCCAAAAGTGTCTGGAAGGAGCTGAGTAAAAACCATGACCTCAggtgacatactgtacatttatttgCTTCTGTCTAAAACAAAGCTATAGAGTTCCCGGATATaatgttaacattaacattgtGTTGGATAGTCACCAGGAGGAGCTGCCTGTGTTTCTTCGCAGCTTCACAACAGGATGGGCTTATACTCGGATCTTATCCAGAGGGGTAGAGATCTTGCAGAGGCTTCGTCGCTATGAGGTTTTCTGACCATATCCACTCTCACACAAGTATTTAATAAGTTAAAAGTATGTCATAAAGACAATATGGGTCTACTTTTGTGTTTCAGGAGGCAGTAGAGGAGCTGCGGTCCTTACTGTTGCAGTCCGTTTGCTGTCCTGACAGCCGAGGACGATGGTGGGACAGACTGGCACTAAACCTTCACCAGCACCTTAAAAAACCTGAGCAAGTGAGTATAACTATCTGTGGTTCCATTCACctctttaatacattttcatcattaatctttttgtgtgattgtgtgcttTGTAACAGCTGTTGTGTTGTCATTTGTTTGGCGGTGGTCTTTTCCCATTGCTCCTAGGCTATTTGTGCTATCAGAGATGGGCTGTCAGACCCTTTGGTGCGAACTGGACATAAACTTTCTCTTCATCAGAGAGCTGTGAGGATGAAAGAGTCTGCCAGCTTGAAGAAGTATCACCTGCACCTAAAAGACCTGCCCACTATTCAAGTGCAAGATGTCACACATGTGAGTTTAgcacagtacagtatgtcagtATTTGGGTTTCTAGGAAAATAAACAAGTGTTAATTGTTGGGTGTATGCAAAATAgtacatttatgtttttacttttgtttccAGGTGACCATCCGGGGACAGTTGTTCCCTCATGAGGGGGGCATGGGGAAATCTAGGTTCCTTTTACAAGCAAGTGGAGAGGGGGAAGAGGGTGCTAATGCCACTGTAATATGCTCTGTGGAAGAGCTGTCTTTAGCACATTACCGTCAAGAAGGCTTTGACCAAGGTAAGCAGTTTTGCTTCAcctatttattaattaattaattaatatttcaGTATCCTTTTATTACCTTACCATTGCATTGCTATTGTTAATGTGATAGGGATCCATGGAGAGGGCTCAACATTCTCAACCTTGTTTGCTCTTCTGCTATGGGACATCATTTTTATGGAGGGTATTCCAGACGTTTTCAGAAATCCATACCAGGTAAAGTAAGCTCTACGTGTATTGTTAATGTTTGCAGGATATCTGCATCTACTGAATACCAGTTTAActtctctcctttcttcttACAGACATGTCCACTGGATCTGTACACTGACTGTTTCTATGAGAACAGAAAAGAGGCGATCGATGCTCGTGTGCAGTTACTAAGGGAGTCATCTGTGGAGACTCTGCATGACATGTTAGAAGATGCCTGGACCTCCCAGGAGGGTAAAGTGTGTTCACTGGTCAACTGGGAGCTTTTCTCATCCCTTCACCAGGCACAGGTATTTTAGTCACTCTTGTAAATATACACTTTGTGGGCACACCTGTAAAATTTAATGTAACAGTTAAGCCATGAATTATACCTTTACCAggataatagatagatagatagatagatagatagatagatagatagatagatagatagagatactttttttatcccgaaggaaattaataataatgttcaTTTGTTTTGATTGACACTGTCAGCGAGGTATTCATTTTACTATATGTTTATTATTGATGTTATAGTTTGCGGTAGTGTTGAACTGGACTTCATTATATTGAGGTCTGTCTAATGTTTTGCCCACCCCATTTACAAACATGAGGGGGGAATGaatattagaaacacatttcaatatAATGCATCCTAGTACAACACCACCACTTACTACGACCTCAAtaataaacattacatcacattatactttttataaatgttaCTGATGCATGTGTTACTGTAGGTACTAACATAACCGCTTTTGTACACTCTAATTGCAGTCTCTCGTGTCATGCCTGGGTGGAGCCTTCTTAGGAGGGGTAATAAGACGAATGTCAAAAGACTACAGACACTGCCGTGGAGGTTTGCCTGATCTAGTGGTGTGGAACACCTCAAACAACAGCTACAAGGTGAGCTGTtgaattagatattttcctttGTGTATGGCTTCAGACACTGTGGTACCTGAATCTGGTTACATTAATTAAACCGCAGCATGCAATGTGACGTGGGGTGTCTTGTTGTAGCTGGTGGAGGTGAAGGGGCCCACTGATCGGCTGTCCCAGAAGCAACAGATATGGCTGGATGAGCTGCAGAAGCTGGGGGCTGATGTGGAGGTGTGTCACGTGACAGCTattggagccagaggagctcgTCTGGAATAAACAGACACAGGAAAACTAACTGATAAGACTTTGTTGCTAATTATTCAGAGTGTGTGTAAAATGGAAACCTCAGCACACAGAAAATCTGAATAAAATCTGGGAGTCTGGTCATCTAGAACAGATGTTGATGTTTATCTCAAAAACTCCATCTATCTTCCATCACAAATGTAATCCCTTTTGAGTATAGTGAGTATCATGGCATGGAGTGTGCCTCATGACATGTGGCATTAACATCAGGGAAACCACGGCCTTCAACAGGAAGAGGTGCATCACAAGATGAAGATATATGCTGAGAACGGCCAGGATCAGAAATAGCTTGCCTACAGATAATCAGAATTGATGCATGAAAGGAAATGCATCCAACACCCACACCAAACTGATGGTATTTCCATTTTTTGGCAACACTATTTTCAGGATTTTGGGTTGCCAAgcaatgaaaacacacatttagttGGCTGTTTATGAATTGTATGACCGCTCTACAAGTTTGTTATGAAAGTAATTACGTAActaaatagggctgggcgatatggagaacatcagatatcgcaatatttttgaccaaatacctcgatgtcgatattgcgacaatattgtaaggttgacaattggtgtttttacaaaatattttcacaattacattttagataaataatcatcaataatgtggacataatgattAAGTGGTTAAAgggaaataataaaacagctagaacagtctggtaagatcAGAATGTTACATCACTTTATTGTTATGCTGCATTTAAacccaggaaaagacaacatttacCATATTATGATATATATCTAGTCTCAAATCACAATATGAtataatatctatatatctTCAACATTACCTCTAAATATGCTGTTTGGCCACTACTCTACCAGATAAATAATAGGGCTcaaattaatgatttttttttttaagtttaagttaAAAATTTGATTATCAAAGCAAATCAATTataaattttaataaaataatatataacgGTATTAGAAAGATCTGTCACTGAACTgtctttatactgtatatgtaatgtAAGAACTGATTTGGACActgaaatattaaaagacaactttggtgttatttttctgttttctaatgTACCTTTAATGGTGGGTGGAAAAGATGTATACATATTACATTACACCCAGGCATAGTTAATGGTGTGCCTGGGCGGACTGTAATGCATGCAGGCCTGGATCATGGACGCATTTGGGGGAAGGGATCATGGAGGAAGGGATGCCAAGCTGCCGTGCGTCTGACGTCACGACGCTGGAGAGAGGAGGCGATGAGAGGAAGGTGCAATAAACACACAGGGCGTCTGCGCCTATCTAAGTAGGACAATAAAGTGGAAAGGGTATCAATGTTCTAACAATGGATTTGTCAGACATGCTTCTTCTTGAAGTTTTCCTTTTCGTGTACCTACTAAACTACACCCAAGGTGAGTGAGGCATTCCAAAGAAAACCTTACAAGTTGTGTTGAATCCATGAAGCtaagaggagaaaagctgataGCCCGTTAGCTAACAAGAGGGATCAGCAGGGCCTGCTTGTTATGAAGAGGACTGCACCCTTTTTGCAGTATTACTTCAAGCTAACAAATTATATATAGTGTAAAAGCTTACTTGGATTCGTGCAGTTGATTGAAATAAACCGATATTGATTAATTATTTCTGCGTGTTGTCACCGTTTTTCTTGTCAGGTTTGGGTCGGTTTTGTTGTTATCGTGAGAATAGCGCCGACAGCCATTGTTATGAGAAGATGGAGATGCCGACTGGGTTAACGGACCGTTAGCTTTGTGCTAGCTAACACTTTAGCCTCTAACGTTACGATTTCTGTCAACAATAATACATTAAGCCACTGTCATTATGTTACCTGCACCGTGTCAGGGTTTACACTTCATATGACCGACACGTTTTCAGTTTTGCAGGCATAATTTAGTTTGTGTTGAGACTGTCCAAGGCTGTGTCTTATGCTAGCGTTATGCTATTGTCGCTATTCTCTAACGTTAATTTAACGTAGCATACGTTACTGTCTTTTACTTAGGCGCAACAACTCTGTATTcaatattttgaaaataattgGTCTGTATGGGTTTTTTTTTGGAACGAAATTACCCCTCCGTAAAAATACTGTATTGTTTGTGATGTAGCTACGTTACGGCATAATTCATCTGCTATATCCTATAGCTACCGCTACTGTTATattgttgtaacgttactctataTTAAGTTCTATGCTATATTAACCTACTACTACACTACTGCACCTTTTTATTATGTCTCATCTCCTCACTATATCATTATACTATATTGTCTTATAATGTTAACGTTGACTATTgcactatattatattaatacagACAAACGCTTGCGTTTCATTACTTAACCATATCAGTCTGGTGTAACGTTACACTGTTTAGACCTGTTGACTGCTGCTATACATCACACCACTGTCCCTTTATCATGTCATTTGCCTCCAAATACTCTTGTATAGTTTCCATTTTATTCTATTCTACTTTAGTTTGTGTACCTCTCTTATTATGTATTTCTATAATAATCTGTATACATTTATGTTGAGTCTATTGTACTGCTGCATTTCCCGCTGAGGATCAATAAAGGTGTATCTTGTCTTactgtgtttttaaattgtttaacaGTAAAAGACAATTAGCCACATAGGACTCAAATTTACTTCTAGAAAAGTCTCAGTCAGTTGTAGAGTATTTTTGGCAATGTTTATATTTGGCAATCAGAATATTTTAAATCTCAAGCTGGTTCCCTTGTCAAATTTTAAAGTAGCAGTCCCAACATTTTCACATAATAGGGCCTGTGGTAAAAGTAACATCAAAAGAATCATCATGTTATCAATCATATGTTGTTTTGTACCGGTCTTTAAATAATTTGCATGGTTTGTATGATCTATGAAGCTGTTTATCTTATTTTTGTAGGCCTTAAGAGATTAAGATACTTCAGAATAGTCATAGCCTTCACTTCTCATAGTCACCTCAATGAAAAATTTAATGTTAGCACCTAAATATTTCATACTTCCATGAACAGAGAACTAGCTGAAGCCTGGTCTACTTACCCATGTTTCTTACATAGTTACACTGAATCCTATAATTTATGACTCACTAGTCAGGCATAATTACCTATCAGACAGTCCTAATTACATATGCTATATTTACTGAAAATACTTTTCTCTTGGTTTAAGGGGCAAAGATCAGATCTTATAGACTTGCCGCCAGTATGATTAGTTTACTGTCTAAACATAAAAAACCATGTAACTTTAACAAGAACTtaaataaaatctaaattaCTATGTTTTCTTGAAATGGAGTCCGTCAGACTGCTTTTGAGTGTGATGCGGTGAAATTGGTGGGAATCATTTTTCTTCAAACCCACCACCCACTCTTCTGGTGGCGAAAAAATTAGGCTGTGACGCTGGAGGCTGTTGTTAAGCACAGTTCCAAAACTGGCTGCCATTTGACTTAAATATATTTAGCTGAATTTTAAAACACGGATCATAGTGGTTTTCTGTCAATGTCCATCATTTTAATCCTGCCTGTCAAACATCTGCCTGATCATCCATTTTTAACCTAAAATATAACTTACTCTAAAACGTAGCTGTTGTACTCTAATATCACCTTAAAGACTCAAATAAGATGATCTAATGCAAATTTTTTTTCTGCCCTCTGCTAAAAATAGTCGATGTGACAGGCACACTGTGGTACCAAGGCGGTAACAAACTTATGGACTTTGATGTTAGTATTTTCTTTGGTAGCGTCCAATTTGTCCTTATATCTTGGTTACCTTATCTTTTAATTTCTGTGTAATGAGGCACACCTATACACATCTTATTTATTGGTCCACTTACATACAGACAagtacacatacatgtacaacCCAGAATGAATGACAAAAAGATTGTATCCATACACCTAGGGTGTCtgtggtgtcattttctttgaTTCTATAAGGAATGCTTTTAATTACCTTTCATAAtgcttgtatttttttgtttttgctgataACATAAGTTCCTCTGTTCTTTTCACACAGGACACTATAGAAATCCCCTGAACAAGTACATCCGTCACTATGAAGGCCTGTCCTATGACACAGAGCTTGTGCACAGCAACCATCAGAGGGCTAAGAGGGCGCTCTCTCATGAAGACAAGTTTCTTCATTTAGATTTTCACGCCCATGGAAGGTTTGTCTGTTTTCCCAGAAATTACCCTGAAGGGACattctgtctgtatctctgtctatttttatgtttcctcATCTATATCTTTATTTACCTGTCTGTTAATTGGCAAAACTCCTCccctattttattttctatgccTACATTGTTTTTGAATAAAGGTGGAAGTCAGGATTGGAGGATTTTAAATCTCATCCTTAGTTCCTTCTGTGTAGTTTCTATGGTCTCCATTAGAGAAAACGTGATTAAATCAATTGGTTGATCAGCAGGAAATTACCTCGCTATATTAACTATTTTTGATAGTTGATTAATCGttcaagactttttttaaagcaaaaatgctAGACATTCCCTAGTTCCAGGATTTCAGTTGGAAGGAtttcctgcttttctttgtcatagtAAACTGATAATTTTGGGGTTTCGGACTGAACAATTAATCGCTTTAATTTAGAAGATTATTTAGCAGATTCATCgataataaaaatgattgttagttgcagccctagtgtggGTTTGTTCCAGTTTCCTGCCACAATCTAAACATGCAAGTTAGGTGAAGTAGCAACTGTAATGTGTTGGTGTGTCTGTTAGTTAGCCCTGTGATGAATCAGGTTTTTCCAGGGCGTTTCTGTTCACTTGATACCTGGGTGGGAACCCTTTTAAGGTatagaagatggatggatggatggacaaatgGAGTCTTTTCATGGTTCTTCATCTAGCACTTTGAAGAGGTGGTGTTGTTTGATAGAAAGTGTCCACACTCTCCATGACAAAGTCAAGACCATCTGGCTGGGAGCTTGGCAAAGGCTGTTAGTCGTCCTGCATGTAGCAGGGCCTGCTGTTCCCAAACTCTGATGCTGCCTAATAGGGAAGAGAATGAAAAGAGctgtgcaaacaaacagacagaaggaAGATTTCTGTTCTTTTGAAAAGAAGGAATGTGTCCGCTTCTTTTCCTTTGAATTCATGACAAAGCTCAAAACACAACTCAAATTCTTATATTTAATTTGCAGCGCTCCATCCACTTGCTGGTGTTGTGTATGGATgtgatttaaagtgctcatattatgctcattttcaggttcataattgtatttagaggttatatcaaaataggtttacatggtgtcattttcaaaaaacaccatatgtgtgttgtactacacattgctgcagctcctcttttcaccctgtgtgttgagctctctgttttagctacagagtgaggcatcacacttctatttcatctttgttgggagtcgtacATGCGCAGTAACTAGGTAAGCACAACTagctagtcagaagcagagtatgagggcgtgccacgctagcagctaggcgagcattataacgtgtgttacaaagtgacgcactttcgtcacggaagtaaaggctggactacaatagagctgtttggagcagtttgtgaacagtgttttctgttggaaatggttaagtccctttggggtggactttgggctataacctataacatgcacaaaaaagatatataacacaataaaggaaagggaaaaagctaaaaagcataatgtgagcactttaaaggtcccattgcattgaaatttcactttgaggttttctaacattaatatccgttcccccagcctgcctatggtcccccagtggctaaaaatggtgataggtgtaaaccgagccctgggtatcctgatctgcctttgagaaaattacatgtgtttgttttctccagaaattcaaagccagactgtcatggcggccgttcagaatacgatctcatattgtactaaaatagttcactgaaacgtgtttctgaaaacattttaagcgagaaataggccatgcagttgctgaatctgtcttcatttcagctcaacaaaggtcagtttagaagcttttcgtcagattttgagatactctagtcacctcattccacctgccatttccgggtgagtcccgactgccctgtctccgactgaacgtgtcaggtcggccaaaatgaacgccaacagccccccagactgacgacggcacgggacacactgaacagatttgagtcactgacgtcgcccagactgtccaacggccaataatctccttggtgtgtcagcatcTTAAGatgttcttattttctgttcCGTGTCTTACAAGATAAGACAGCAGTTTTCCTTCTGCAACAGAAAACAGCGTAGATGTTTTCTCTTTGCCAAACTATGGCATGCTCTTTCTTTTACcttttccccctttcctttgcattttctttttttttctcaaagacCGCGTGAATATTGCTTACCTTCCAAGGTGAGACCACTGTGTGAAATGGATAATAACAGCAGACGGTTTCGGAAACAAACTTTTCGCAATATAGATGACACTTTTCCCATGTTATCACCTCTCTCTTATcacattaaaatgtcttttttttctattgcctatagttttatttctttgaTTTCAGGCATTTTAATTTACGAATGAAGAGGGAAACCAACTTGTTTGCCCAAGATTTCAAGGTAGACGTTTCAGGAGACGAGATTCCATTTGATACCTCTCATATCTATACTGGAGAAATCTACGGTAAGTTTGTACTTCTCATTTTAATATTCTTTTGGTTTTTATGTATCACTCTAGTGATGCTTGATCTTGTGTCAATCCTCTGTAATTTGGATTCGTAGGTGAGAAAGGTACCCTGACTCATGGCTCCATCGTGGATGGTAAGTTTGAGGGCTTCATTCAGAGCTATCATGGCAACTACTACGTGGAGCCTGCTGAGAGATACCTGGAGGGCAAAAACGTGCCCTTCCACTCAGTCATCTATCACGAAGACGACATACGTGAGTCCCCAGCTACTTCAGCTACGCAAATACTTTGACATGATGAAATCATCAAGTATTTT harbors:
- the fan1 gene encoding fanconi-associated nuclease 1, which encodes MTERANKDKLKRSLSLSKSKKKGNVKSGISASAATATPITSFFSSQPPPKLSCPLCAQLVPRFKINEHIDLQCQNFERGDSSVASASDSVLPSIQLSPRRNRPKSPELDPKKEEEIKATSPYFKRNNSQQAPREIKGKSVVRMIDLGSLSSKLSMKFHKVSERTQTEDKHTKMCPENKIYSSEALSSSQKENQSLEDKKDYVAVIDLTQTSADTPVEDLTCSDKGCHLEYKPFKSETFEKRVAPKLRSSSSKLSKRKMGTTSTGRSDFKKKAKYEGSSREPEEVLSSCLVVAEMTDTDQLKTEVPSTTTCDPPPSSEETYEKGAAAINSNSLAELGAENISSDQVVESSHPQWLPYYLRNFRTVLQAVLENEDDRSLFNQDDMSLVHAFEKLSVMGQKLYVRLFQRKLKWLQVNKLDYEEICSDLGPVAQELVQGGFLQTESDLQDLGEALELLPAPELKALAKTFHLGNSGTQKQQLVDGLLRLSRQKSFFSLTPAQNNIGAVILKRAKQLASSCVRLCRGPRAVFSRILLLFSLTDTMDEEEVAGGGQSQLFTILLVNSGRLAFPDYTVQRRAKVFQDREDLIRYEASMRALQEVVSAMQGGQWEEAMELYTAAKSVWKELSKNHDLSHQEELPVFLRSFTTGWAYTRILSRGVEILQRLRRYEEAVEELRSLLLQSVCCPDSRGRWWDRLALNLHQHLKKPEQAICAIRDGLSDPLVRTGHKLSLHQRAVRMKESASLKKYHLHLKDLPTIQVQDVTHVTIRGQLFPHEGGMGKSRFLLQASGEGEEGANATVICSVEELSLAHYRQEGFDQGIHGEGSTFSTLFALLLWDIIFMEGIPDVFRNPYQTCPLDLYTDCFYENRKEAIDARVQLLRESSVETLHDMLEDAWTSQEGKVCSLVNWELFSSLHQAQSLVSCLGGAFLGGVIRRMSKDYRHCRGGLPDLVVWNTSNNSYKLVEVKGPTDRLSQKQQIWLDELQKLGADVEVCHVTAIGARGARLE